In Thermodesulfovibrionia bacterium, the DNA window GACAAGTTCGGGATAATCGAAGGGCTCATGACCACTGTTCATGCTGTGACAGCAACGCAGAAGACAGTTGACGGGCCCTCTGCCAAAGACTGGCGCGGAGGCCGCGGCGCAGGCCAGAACATCATCCCATCAGGCACAGGAGCTGCCAAGGCTGTCGGCAAGGTCATCCCATCGCTTAACGGCAAGCTGACAGGCATGGCATTCAGGGTTCCGACCCCGAATGTTTCCGTTGTTGACCTGACATGCCGCATTGAGAAGGGTGCGAGCTATGATGAGATCAAGGCCGAAGTAAAAAGGGCGTCTGAGAACGAGCTGAAAGGTATTCTCGGTTATACAGAGGATGCAGTAGTCTCAACAGACTTTCTGGGCGAGACGTGCACATCTTTTTTTGACGCAAACGCAGGCATAGCCCTTAACGATCATTTTGTGAAACTGGTCTCATGGTATGACAATGAGTGGGGCTATTCCAACAAGGTGGTTGACCTGATCTCATATATAGCGGGTAAAAAATAATTGCGGCCATGAAAGATAATCCTTATTCACCCATTAAAGGAGTCTTAAATAAGCTCTCCATCAGGGACCTCAATATCAAGGGGAAGAGGGTATTCATACGTGTTGATTTTAACGTGCCTCTGGATAAGGATCTCAATATTACAGACGACACCAGGATACGTTCCGCACTGCCTACTATCAATTATGCCATTGACGAAGGCGCAAAGATAATCCTTGCGTCGCATCTCGGAAGGCCTAAAGGGACTGATGATAAACGCTACAGCCTTGCTACTGTTGCCAGAAGGCTGCAGCGCCTGATAAAGAAAGAGGTTACATTTTTAGAGGACTGTGTAGGCCCGGAAGTTGAAGCAGCTGTTGCGAAGATGGCTGAGGGCGATATTATCCTTCTTGAGAACCTGAGGTTTCATAAAGGCGAGGAGGATAATGATGAAGAGTTCGGCAAGGCTCTTGCCAGGCTTGCGGACTTCTTTGTTAATGACGCATTTGGCGCGGCCCATAGGGCGCATGGCTCTATAACAGGTATAGCAAAACACCTCCCATCTGCAGCAGGTTTTCTTCTTCAGAAAGAGATAGAGTATCTTCAGGGCGTCATTAACCGTCCGGTGCGGCCTTTTGTGGCCATACTTGGCGGGGCAAAGGTCTCAGGAAAGATCGGCGTCATAGAAAATCTTGCGGACAAGGTTGATAAAGTTATCGTAGGCGGCGGAATGGCATATACATTTTTAAAGGCATTAGGCCATCCTGTCGGAGATTCGCTTGTTGAGAATGATATGCTGGACCTTGCCAAAGATATCAGGAGAAATTGCCTGTCTAAAGGCATTAAGTTTTATATCCCGGTAGACTGCGTTATCGCTCAGAGCATGGAGCCGGGCGCAGAGGCAAAGGTTGTCA includes these proteins:
- a CDS encoding phosphoglycerate kinase; its protein translation is MKDNPYSPIKGVLNKLSIRDLNIKGKRVFIRVDFNVPLDKDLNITDDTRIRSALPTINYAIDEGAKIILASHLGRPKGTDDKRYSLATVARRLQRLIKKEVTFLEDCVGPEVEAAVAKMAEGDIILLENLRFHKGEEDNDEEFGKALARLADFFVNDAFGAAHRAHGSITGIAKHLPSAAGFLLQKEIEYLQGVINRPVRPFVAILGGAKVSGKIGVIENLADKVDKVIVGGGMAYTFLKALGHPVGDSLVENDMLDLAKDIRRNCLSKGIKFYIPVDCVIAQSMEPGAEAKVVTTQEIPDGWKGLDIGPASAKLFSEALGNAKTILWNGPMGVFEVDAFSRGTFAVARSVADAYALTIVGGGDTALAVNRAGVSESMSFISTGGGASLELLEGKGLPGLEALTDK
- the gap gene encoding type I glyceraldehyde-3-phosphate dehydrogenase, translated to MAIRVGINGFGRIGRLVFRVAVDRADIEVVGINDLIDVEYMAYMLKYDSTHGKFKGKVEVKGGNLVVNGKEIRVTAEKDPANLKWDAVGAEFVVESTGLFLSDETARKHIQAGAKKVVMSAPSKDNTPMFVMGVNNETYAGQDIVSNASCTTNCLAPLAKVIHDKFGIIEGLMTTVHAVTATQKTVDGPSAKDWRGGRGAGQNIIPSGTGAAKAVGKVIPSLNGKLTGMAFRVPTPNVSVVDLTCRIEKGASYDEIKAEVKRASENELKGILGYTEDAVVSTDFLGETCTSFFDANAGIALNDHFVKLVSWYDNEWGYSNKVVDLISYIAGKK